Within the Pseudarthrobacter sp. W1I19 genome, the region ATGTCACTGCCCTTGGCCTGGACATCTCGAAGTTCGCGCTCCGCCGTGCCGCGCGGCTCAATCCGGAAGCTGTGAACCTGGTCTGCGACATCTGGCAGCCCCTACCGCTGGCAGACGAGGCCGTGGATGCCGTCACCGTGATCTTTGCCCCGCGCAACGCTGCAGAATTTGCCCGCGTACTGCGGCCGTCCGGGCGGCTGGTGGTGGTGACGCCCAGGACCGGGCACCTGGCCTCCCTCGCAGCGGTGGCCGGCATGCTGGGCATCGAGGAGGGCAAGGAAGCCCGGCTCGCCGAAGCAATGGGCGGCCATTTCGACGCCGAAACAACCTTCGACGTCGACATTCCGTTGGCGCTGACCCGGCAGGAAGCCGCGGACCTTGCGTTTATGGGGCCGGCAGGTCACCACCTGGACAGGGCGGCCCTTCTGGCCCGCCTTGGAAGTCTCCCGGAGCCGATCACCGCGGACGCGAAGTTCCAGCTGATGGTCTTCCGCCCCAGGAAGCACGCTGCCGGGTAACGAGTTGGCCACTATCGTCCGGCCACAACTATGAGCCTGCCCACACCTGAGCGGGCGGCACTAAGATTGAAGGACAGTTACTGGCGGGTGCGCGTCCGCGGCTCCCCGTAGCAAAGGGGGAGAACTTGTTCGAATGGCTCGGGGAAAACTGGTGGGCACTGTGGCTCACGGCTTTCCTGGCGTTTGCAGTGATCGAGATGATCACGCTTGACCTGTTTTTCATCATGCTTGGCGGGGGAACCCTGGCCGCCCTCGTGGCCGACTTCGCGGGCGCAGACCTGTGGCTGCAGATCGTGGTGTTCTGCGTGGTGTCACTGCTGATGATCGCCTTCGTCCGGCCCGTGGCCCTGTCCCACCTGAAGAAGGGCCCGTCGGACCAGCGGACCAACGTGGACCGGCTGATCGGTGAACAGGCGCTGGTGATGGAGCCTGTGACCTCGGACAGCGGGCTGGTCAAAATCGGCGGTGACATCTGGACTGCCCGTTCTGCCGGCGGGGTCCTTGCCGCCGGTCAAAAAGTTGTGGTCTCCGCGATCGACGGGGCCACAGCAGTGGTGTCGGCCCCGACCAGTTCCGCGGCCAGTCCAGATACAGCCTGATCAATTGGGGAACAAGGAGATGTATGGATAACGCCGGAGGTACTGCATTGGCCATTGTGCTGGTAGTCCTGATCGTGTTTGTGATAATCGTGCTGGTCCGTTCGGTGCGGATCATTCCGCAGGCGCGCGCGGGCGTGGTGGAACGGCTGGGCAAGTACCAGCGCACG harbors:
- a CDS encoding putative RNA methyltransferase, yielding MPSTTDLPLLCPVCSHPLDLLAADTGQGRLACPSGHSFDAARQGYFNLLVGKGTAFEADSAAMVQARADFLGNGHYGPLADAVAAAVVPFLPAGGAAVLDSGTGTGHYLRTLLDTASARGRNVTALGLDISKFALRRAARLNPEAVNLVCDIWQPLPLADEAVDAVTVIFAPRNAAEFARVLRPSGRLVVVTPRTGHLASLAAVAGMLGIEEGKEARLAEAMGGHFDAETTFDVDIPLALTRQEAADLAFMGPAGHHLDRAALLARLGSLPEPITADAKFQLMVFRPRKHAAG
- a CDS encoding NfeD family protein, with product MFEWLGENWWALWLTAFLAFAVIEMITLDLFFIMLGGGTLAALVADFAGADLWLQIVVFCVVSLLMIAFVRPVALSHLKKGPSDQRTNVDRLIGEQALVMEPVTSDSGLVKIGGDIWTARSAGGVLAAGQKVVVSAIDGATAVVSAPTSSAASPDTA